Genomic DNA from Selenomonas sp. oral taxon 126:
GATCTGTCCCTCCTGCAGCGCGACAATGCGGTCACAGTACATCGCCGCGATGTTGAGATCGTGCACCGCCGCAATAACCGTCAGGCGGCGCGCGGCAATCAGATCCATGATCTGCAGCTGATAGGTGATGTCCAGATGGTTCGTCGGCTCATCGAGGATCAGGCACGGCGTCTCCTGCGTGAGCGCACGCGCCAGCATGACGCGCTGCTGCTCCCCGCCCGAGAGACGGGCAAAGCTGTCGCGCTCCATGGAGAGCACCCCCGTCTCACGCATGGCGCGCCGCGCGATCTCCACATCCTCCGCGCTGTCCCCCTCCGTGATCCCCTTGTACGGCGTGCGCCCCATGAGCACAACATCGCGCACGGAGAAATCAAATGCTGCGCTGTGATGCTGCGCGAGCACCGCCGTCTCCCGCGCACTCTCCCTGTGGGAGAGCGTCGAGAGTTCCCGTTCACCGAGCAGGATTCGCCCGCCCGAGGGCTTTAGGATACGATAGATACACTTCAGCAGCGTCGACTTGCCGCTGCCATTCGGGCCGATCAGCCCCGTGACCTGCCCCGCCGCAAAGGTGACCGACACATCCTTTAGGACAGGCTTTGTCCCATACTGCGCCGACACACCTGCAATCTCAATCTTCATCCCGCCCCTCCAAACCGATATGCCCGCCGCATGAGCAGGACGACAAACGCCGGCGCGCCGAGAAGCGCCAGCATAACGCCGAGCGGCACATCCACGCCGGGCACGAGTACCCTGCCGAGGATGTCCGCCCAGACGGCGGCAAGCCCGCCGATCAGCACCGCCACGGGGACGAGCCGCCGGTGATCCGCCCCCGTCAGCATCCGCACGAAATGCGGCACGAGCAGCCCGATAAAGCCGATCAGTCCCGCATTCATCACAATGCAGCCGACGAGCAGCGCATTGAGGAGCAGATACAGCCGCACAAAGGGCAGCAGCGGACGCCCGAGCGGAATCGCCGTCTCCTCGCCCGCCAGCAGCAGATTCAGTATGCGCGTCTGCGTCATAAAAAAGCCCAACATGACCGCCACCACCGCGAGCAGGGTCAGCACCCACGGCAGCTTTGCGGCGGCGATGCTCCCCATCAGCCAGTAGAGCGTCACATCCATCCCCGTCGAGTTCGCCCCGAAATAGATCAGAACGCCCGTGATCCCGCTGCACACAGCGCCGATTGCAATTCCAAAGATCAGGAAATACGAGACATCGCGCTGCACCTGCCCCGCTGCTGCCACGATGACAGCGGAGAGTGCGGCGGCACCGACAAAAGCGCCGACTCCGATGGAGCCGGCGCCAAATGCCGAACCGATGCCGAGGAAGACTGCACAGGCAGCGCCGAGCGAAGCCCCCGACGAGATCCCCATGATGTAGGGGTCCGCCATCGGATTGCGAAAGATCGCCTGCATCAAGATCCCTGAGAGTGCCAGCCCCATGCCGACTCCTGCAGCGAGCAGGACGCGCGGCAGACGCAGCGCGAGAATTGCGCCCGCCGCACCTGCGTCGCTCCCCGTGAGCACATCTCCGAGCACCTCAGCCGCCGCTGCAGGTGAGAGCGGCAGATAGCCGATCATCAGCCCCGCAAGACAGGAGCAGAGAAGCGTAGCCCCCAATAGTCCCGCGAGGATGGCGACAGGGCTCTCCCGCCAAATTCGGTCCATCACGCCGCCCATCAGATCTCGAAGTTCGCCGAGAACGTGAACGTGCGCGGTGCGCCAAGCGCGAGGCTCGAACTGTCTCCGCGCGGATTCCAGTAGTCCTTGCCCGTCACATTGTAGACCATCGCAGAGAGCGTCACAGGTGTCCTGCCCATCGTCGTCCGATAGGTCGCGCCGAGGTCAAAAAGGGTATGCGACGGCACAGGAATCGCTCCACCGTTGATAACACTGTCTCCCACATAGTTCATGCGGGCAATCAGCGACCAGTCCGTCGTCGGGCGGTAAACCATGCCGAGCGTCCCCGTCCAGTACGGCATACCGTCGACGCGCTTGCCGTCATTCGTACCGCGTGCGGTCTTGCTCTGGCGCACGTCCAGATAGGTAAAGCCGCCGATGAGCTCCAGCTTCTTTCCGATCGTCCCCGTGAACGCCCACTCTGCGCCCTTGTTCTTCTGCTCGCCATCAATGCGGCGATACTTTTGCGTGCCCTCGTATACGTCGATGGCATTCGCCTGTCGAATCTCGAAGTAGCTGAACGTATTGAGGAACTCCCCCGTCTGCATCTTCACGCCGATCTCATTCTGCTTTGTCTTCGAAGGATCCAGCATCTCGCCTGCATTCGCATAACCTGACGTTGTCGAAACGGTTGAACCAAGCCCAAAGCTCTCCGTGTGATTCGCATAGACGGTCACATTCGGCGCAACCCTGTAGTTGACAGCAACGGTCGGCGAAATCGCATCGGTCTTTGTACTGCTCTTGCCCGCCGGACTCAGTTTCACACTGTGTCCGTGAATGCCCACAGTAACCTGCAGACGGTCGTCGAATGCCTTCATCGTATCGACGACATGCCACCCCGTCAGCTGCGTATTTCGGCTGTGCGGCGGCTTCAGATGCGGGATCTCGGGGCTTGCCCATGTATTGTCACGATAGATATTGCCCGTCCCCGACCAGCTGAAGGCGGGATTATTGCCAATGTAGTAGTGCATCCAGTTCTGATCCATCCCCACGATATAGTCATGGCGCACCATACCCGTACGGAAATCGCCCCGCAGACCGACGCCCACATAGGTGCGCGTGAGGTCGAGCGGATAATTGCTCATGGAAATTGTAAAGTCGCCGCTGTCGTTCTGAACCGTTGGTGAGCCGTCCACATAGCCGTACCAGTTCTCATGATGGTATCCGGCATTGAGGAAGGCGGTCAGATGCGCGCCGAGTTTCTGTTCGTGATTCAGCGCTGCAATGATATTGTCGTATTCATTGTACGACCATGCGGGCTTATAGCTGCGCGAGAGATCAGGCGCAGAGGGAAGCCCGGTCACATTGGCGCTGCCGAATTTAAAACCGATGCGCATCGGACCCGCATTGTGCTTCGTATGGTTGTAGCCGAGCAAGAGATTTGTACGGGATTTCTCCGTATGTTGGTCGAGGTTGACGAAAATATTCTGCCTCTTCAATTCCTCGTGCTTGATTGCCGTTTCCCCGTGCGTATTTGTCGCCGTAATGCGTACGCCGTAGCGATCGTCCTTGCCGAATCGGTTGCTGACATCGACAGCCTCCTCGACGGAATGTCCACCGAGATAGGAGAGCCGCGCCTCAACCGCATCGCGCTCCGCCTTCTTCGAGACATAGTTGACCGTGCCGCCCACAGCTTCGCTGAGCGTCGTTCCACTGACGCCGAGATTCGGACCCGAGATTACGCTGACACTGTCCACCCAATAATGCGGCAGATTCATCTGACCGAGCAGCCCCGGAATGCCATTGACGTATTCGCTGTGCCCTGTGATACGGAATCCTCGGATTGCAATATCCTGATACAAATGACTCGTCAGCACGCGCACCGACGGATGGAGTGAGAGCACACCGTTAACGCCGTCCGAAGGGCTGGCAAACGTCTTCATCGTCTTCTGGTTGAACGCCGTCACCGTGAACGGCGCGTCCATCACATCCTGCGAGCCGAGCAGACCGACCGAGGGCTTGCTGCTCACAAATCCGCCGGGCAGTGTCTCCTCTTCCTCTGCCGCTGCTGCAGGGCGCTCCCCCTCAACCGTCACAGGTGCAAGCTCGTAGGAGTCTATCTCCGCCGTCTTCTCGGTAGCACTTGCCGCCCCCATCCACACCGAGCCAACCGTCGCGAGCGCGATTGCGCACATGAGCTTTCGTTTTGTCATCTCCATTTTCCTCCTCGACCTAGACGGACAAATCTGTCCGTACTCCCCTAAAGTATTCCCCCCGAATTCATTGCGCTCGTCATGCAAAAACCCCGTCCACAGCAGAACGGGACTTTAAGGAAGCACTGATAAATTCAGCACCGCCATCTTAGCGCATCTTTTCCGCCCTCTCCGCGTCGACAAATCCTCCACATAGCCTTTGCTATGCGTCCGGTTTGTCTCCTTGACAGGACGAAAAATCTACACCAATCTGACGGACTTCATTTTATCAGCGTTTCCTTTCACGAAAAAAGCCTGCCGTCCTGTCCATCGCAGGATGCAGAGGAGCGGCGCGTCCCCCACGGGCGCAACGCTCCGGCGCACGAGACTCGGTAGGTCTTCTGGCTCTGCCTCATCGTCTGCTCCGCCTTCCCGGTTTCCCAGTGACATATTGGAGCATCCTCAGCATTACAGCGGCGGGACCGCATCGGCTCTCAGATCTGCCGCCCGCATGGGTCGGCAGTCCCCGATTTCCCTGTTACGCCCTCTCGGGCACCGAATCTGCTTATGAATTTGTATGACAGTATAATTAAAGTATATGACCTTGTCAAGGAATTCACGTTCTTTTCCCGCAGAAAACAAACATTTTCACGTATGAACATGCTTCGATAATAACTGCCGTTTATGCTTTCAATGTTAAAGTTTCATGGGTCTTTCACCCAAAACAAGCAGGAAAAGAGGAATAGAGAGAGAATTATAAGAATTCGTCGAAAGAAAGTTTCCGAAATGTATACGGAAACTAAATCGGGGTTGTTGATACCCGCAGCAATCCCGAACGAACTGTATGAATAGGAGATGTATTCATGGATGCAGCAATGCTGACACTGGGTGTTCTCGGGGTGGCGGCGTTCCTCTTCGCCACAGAGATTATCCCTCTCGCCGTCACGGCAATGGGCGCGGCGATCGCGCTCGGCCTCTTGGGGGTACTCACCCCGGCACAGGTTTTCTCAGGTCTCTCTAATTCCACCGTCGTCCTCTTTGCCGGTATGTTCATCATCGGCGCCGCGATGTTCCAGACGGGACTCGCGCAAAAAATCGGCATCGCCGTCGTCAAAAAATCGGGCAATGACGAGCGTGCATTAATGGCGGCACTGATGCTCATAACGATTGTGCTCTCGTCCGTGTCCTCGAACACGGCGACGGTTGCCTGCCTCATGCCCGTTGTCATCCAGATCTGCGCTGCGGCAAAGCTGCCCGTCTCGCCGCAGCTCATGGCGCTCGCCGTCGCAGCAAACGTCGGCGGTACGATCACGATGATCGGCACGCCGCCGAACATCCTCATGAGTGCAACGCTTGGTGCCTCGGGGCTGACGCCGTTCGGCTTCTTCGAGTTCGCGTGGATCGGTGTCCCGCTCTCCATCGTCGGCGTGATCTACATGCTGACCATCGGCCGCAAGCTCTGCCCGCGCAGACTCGTGGACAGCGAGGCGGTTACAGGCGAAGCGGAGGAGGCAAAGGATCCGCGCAAGATGATCATCTGCGCCGCCATCCTCGTCGGCGTTGTCATCGCAATGGTGCTCGAAAAGCAGATCAACGTTCCGATGCAGACCTCGGCGATCATCGGCGGCCTCCTCTGCGTCCTCACGGGCTGCCTCACGGAGAAACAGGCATATCAGGGCGTTGACTGGACAACGATCTTCCTCTTCGCCGGAATGCTCCCGCTCGCGAGCGCCATGGATCACAGCGGTGCGGGCAAGCTCATTGCGGACTTCGTCGTCGGTCTCATGGGCGACGCCCCTGCCCCCATGCTCATTGTCGCGGCGATGTTCGTCCTCTCCTGCGGTCTCACACAATTCATGTCAAACACGGCAGCAGCCGCACTCCTCGCGCCGATTGCGATCTCCATCGCCCAGACCATCGGCGTCTCCCCGTATCCGGTCGTCATGGCCATCGGCATTGCGGCATCCTGCGCGTTCACGACGCCTGTCGCAACCCCGCCGAACACCCTCGTCCTCGGCCCCGGTCAGTTCCGTTTCATGGACTATGTCAAGGTTGGCGTACCGCTCGTCATCATCTCACTGCTCGTCTGCCTTGTCGTCATCCCCATCGTCTGGCCGTTCTAAAAACTTCCTAAATATAAGCGGCAGCTGCGGATATCTCCGCGCATCGTGCTGAACCGTGAATGAATTGAACTGAATTGAAAAGTCGTTCACCGCATGACAGGTGTGCCCACGGGTGCACCTGTCATTTCACGGCGCGCTGTGCGCCGCAGCATGATGAGGAGAATATCATGAAAAAAGAAGAAATGCTGAA
This window encodes:
- a CDS encoding ABC transporter ATP-binding protein; translated protein: MKIEIAGVSAQYGTKPVLKDVSVTFAAGQVTGLIGPNGSGKSTLLKCIYRILKPSGGRILLGERELSTLSHRESARETAVLAQHHSAAFDFSVRDVVLMGRTPYKGITEGDSAEDVEIARRAMRETGVLSMERDSFARLSGGEQQRVMLARALTQETPCLILDEPTNHLDITYQLQIMDLIAARRLTVIAAVHDLNIAAMYCDRIVALQEGQIIAEGTPDEVLTPALIERLYRVRASVFARADGRPAVVYERGARG
- a CDS encoding FecCD family ABC transporter permease encodes the protein MDRIWRESPVAILAGLLGATLLCSCLAGLMIGYLPLSPAAAAEVLGDVLTGSDAGAAGAILALRLPRVLLAAGVGMGLALSGILMQAIFRNPMADPYIMGISSGASLGAACAVFLGIGSAFGAGSIGVGAFVGAAALSAVIVAAAGQVQRDVSYFLIFGIAIGAVCSGITGVLIYFGANSTGMDVTLYWLMGSIAAAKLPWVLTLLAVVAVMLGFFMTQTRILNLLLAGEETAIPLGRPLLPFVRLYLLLNALLVGCIVMNAGLIGFIGLLVPHFVRMLTGADHRRLVPVAVLIGGLAAVWADILGRVLVPGVDVPLGVMLALLGAPAFVVLLMRRAYRFGGAG
- a CDS encoding TonB-dependent receptor, coding for MTKRKLMCAIALATVGSVWMGAASATEKTAEIDSYELAPVTVEGERPAAAAEEEETLPGGFVSSKPSVGLLGSQDVMDAPFTVTAFNQKTMKTFASPSDGVNGVLSLHPSVRVLTSHLYQDIAIRGFRITGHSEYVNGIPGLLGQMNLPHYWVDSVSVISGPNLGVSGTTLSEAVGGTVNYVSKKAERDAVEARLSYLGGHSVEEAVDVSNRFGKDDRYGVRITATNTHGETAIKHEELKRQNIFVNLDQHTEKSRTNLLLGYNHTKHNAGPMRIGFKFGSANVTGLPSAPDLSRSYKPAWSYNEYDNIIAALNHEQKLGAHLTAFLNAGYHHENWYGYVDGSPTVQNDSGDFTISMSNYPLDLTRTYVGVGLRGDFRTGMVRHDYIVGMDQNWMHYYIGNNPAFSWSGTGNIYRDNTWASPEIPHLKPPHSRNTQLTGWHVVDTMKAFDDRLQVTVGIHGHSVKLSPAGKSSTKTDAISPTVAVNYRVAPNVTVYANHTESFGLGSTVSTTSGYANAGEMLDPSKTKQNEIGVKMQTGEFLNTFSYFEIRQANAIDVYEGTQKYRRIDGEQKNKGAEWAFTGTIGKKLELIGGFTYLDVRQSKTARGTNDGKRVDGMPYWTGTLGMVYRPTTDWSLIARMNYVGDSVINGGAIPVPSHTLFDLGATYRTTMGRTPVTLSAMVYNVTGKDYWNPRGDSSSLALGAPRTFTFSANFEI
- a CDS encoding secretion protein HlyD, whose product is MFRPVKETNRTHSKGYVEDLSTRRGRKRCAKMAVLNLSVLP
- a CDS encoding SLC13 family permease; its protein translation is MDAAMLTLGVLGVAAFLFATEIIPLAVTAMGAAIALGLLGVLTPAQVFSGLSNSTVVLFAGMFIIGAAMFQTGLAQKIGIAVVKKSGNDERALMAALMLITIVLSSVSSNTATVACLMPVVIQICAAAKLPVSPQLMALAVAANVGGTITMIGTPPNILMSATLGASGLTPFGFFEFAWIGVPLSIVGVIYMLTIGRKLCPRRLVDSEAVTGEAEEAKDPRKMIICAAILVGVVIAMVLEKQINVPMQTSAIIGGLLCVLTGCLTEKQAYQGVDWTTIFLFAGMLPLASAMDHSGAGKLIADFVVGLMGDAPAPMLIVAAMFVLSCGLTQFMSNTAAAALLAPIAISIAQTIGVSPYPVVMAIGIAASCAFTTPVATPPNTLVLGPGQFRFMDYVKVGVPLVIISLLVCLVVIPIVWPF